The proteins below are encoded in one region of Dama dama isolate Ldn47 chromosome 21, ASM3311817v1, whole genome shotgun sequence:
- the LOC133042327 gene encoding microfibrillar-associated protein 1-like: MSVPSSLMKQPPIQSTAGAVPVRNEKGEISMEKVKVKRYVSGKRPDYAPMESSDEKDEEFQFIKKAKEQEAEPWEQEEDSSSDPRLRRLQNRISEDVEERLALHRKIAEPEVLGESDSEVEGDPWRMEREDGSEEEEEETDEGEIERRRGMMSQRAQERKNEELEVMEVEEEGRSGEESESESECEGYTDSEDETEPRLKPVFLRKKDRVTVQEREAEALKQKELEQEAKHKAEERRKYTLKIADEETKKELEENKRSLAALDALNTSDENDEEEYEAWEVRELKRIKRDTEDREALEKEKAEIEPMRNLTEEERRAELRANGKVITNKAVKGKYKFLQKYYHRGAFFMDEDEEVYRRDFSAPTLEDHFNKTILPKVMQVKNFGRSGGTKYTHLVDQDTTSFDSAWGQESAQNTKFFKQKAAGVRDVFEQPSAKKRKTT, from the coding sequence ATGTCGGTCCCAAGCTCACTCATGAAGCAACCGCCCATTCAGTCGACGGCTGGGGCCGTCCCGGTTCGCAATGAAAAAGGTGAGATTTCGATGGAAAAAGTGAAGGTAAAACGTTATGTGTCGGGAAAGAGGCCAGACTATGCCCCTATGGAGTCCTCAGATGAGAAGGATGAAGAGTTTCAGTTCATTAAGAAAGCCAAAGAACAAGAAGCAGAGCCCTGGGAACAGGAGGAGGATTCATCTAGTGACCCTCGGCTGCGGCGTTTGCAGAACCGTATTAGTGAAGATGTGGAGGAGAGGCTGGCTCTACACCGGAAAATAGCGGAACCTGAAGTGCTTGGAGAAAGTGACTCCGAAGTAGAAGGAGATCCTTGGCGCATGGAACGAGAAGATGGcagtgaagaagaggaagaagagactgATGAAGGGGAAATAGAACGGCGCCGTGGCATGATGAGCCAAAGAGCACAggagagaaaaaatgaagagctggaaGTCATGGAGGTGGAAGAGGAGGGACGTTCTGGGGAGGAGTCCGAATCAGAGTCTGAGTGTGAGGGGTACACAGACAGTGAGGATGAGACGGAGCCTCGCCTTAAGCCAGTCTTCCTTCGGAAGAAGGACCGGGTGACGGTTCAAGAACGTGAGGCTGAAGCATTGAAACAGAAGGAGCTGGAGCAGGAGGCCAAACACAAGGCTGAGGAGAGACGCAAGTACACACTCAAGATTGCAGACGAAGAAACCAAGAAAGAGCTGGAGGAGAACAAGAGGTCTCTGGCTGCCCTGGATGCACTCAATACTAGtgatgaaaatgatgaggaggaaTATGAGGCCTGGGAAGTCCGGGAGTTAAAGAGAATCAAGAGGGACACAGAAGACAGAGAAGCACTTGAGAAGGAGAAAGCAGAAATTGAACCAATGAGAAACCTAACTGAGGAAGAGAGGCGAGCTGAGCTTCGGGCAAATGGCAAAGTCATCACCAACAAAGCCGTTAAGGGCAAATATAAGTTCCTACAGAAGTATTACCACCGGGGTGCCTTCTTCATGGATGAGGATGAAGAAGTATACAGGAGAGATTTCAGCGCACCTACCCTGGAGGATCATTTCAACAAAACCATTCTTCCCAAAGTCATGCAGGTCAAGAACTTTGGACGCTCTGGTGGTACCAAATACACCCACCTCGTGGATCAAGATACCACCTCCTTTGACTCAGCATGGGGCCAAGAGAGTGCCCAAAATACAAAGTTCTTTAAACAAAAGGCAGCCGGGGTACGAGATGTATTCGAACAGCCATCTGCCAAGAAGCGGAAAACTACTTAA